In the Anaerostipes caccae L1-92 genome, GCTCTTTATAAAGGGTTTTGATTTTGCCGATGTGTTCATTTAATTCATGGTTCATGAGATAATCGTACACTGCATACTGAGCAAAAATATTGCTGTGCAGATCAGCTGCCTGCTTTGCGGTCACAAGATGCTGCATCAGTTCTCTGTCTTTCGTGCAGATCCATCCAAGTCTCATTCCCGGTGTGATAATCTTTGAGATCGTCCCGAAGAGCACACTCTTTTTCAGGCCGAACGATCCGATATAGGGAAGCACTTCTCCCTCAAACTTCAGCTGTCCATACGGATCATCCTCGATCAAATAGGCAGAATAACGGTTTAAAAGAGCACACAGTGCTTTTCTTTTCTCCACAGAATATGTAAGTCCGGTTGGATTCTGAAAATTCGGAACCGTATATAAAAGTTTTACATTCCTCTCCTCCAGGATCTGCTCCAGTCTGTCCAGATCGATCCCGTCGTCCAGAAGAGGCACCGGACAGAAATCTGGTTCAAATACGGTAAACGCCTGAATCGCCCCCAAATAGCCGGGTTCTTCGATCGCAAGCGCGTCACCGGGATTGATCAGCACCTTTCCCATCAGATCCAACGCCTGCTGCGACCCTGTCGTAATCAGCACATCGTCTGCCTGTACATCCATCCCGTATTCGTCCCGGTATCTCTCTGCCACCCATTCCCTGAGCGGCCGGTAGCCTTCCGTGCTGGAATACTGGAAAACCTCGTCACCAAATTGGTCTATAACCCGTTCCATAGACTGTTTAAGTTCTTCCTTCGGAAAGGAAACCGGATTAGGCAGTCCTCCTGCAAAGGAGATGATGTCATCCTGCTGGATAACTTTTAATATTTCCCTGATAAAGGATGCGGGGGTGTTTAAGATTCTTTCTGAAAACTGTGTCATACTTTTGTACCTCTTCTTTCTGCGGTGATGTAAGAAAAGCCCTAAACCGGCTGTCCGGCTTAGAGCGCCCTAATAAATTAATTTTGCTTATTATATGCCTTTCTCTCCTGTCTGTCAAGAAACCGAAAGGATACCTACTTTATCTTCACCTGTTCTATGTTTTTAATGATGATCGTGCTTCCTCCCCCCTGTTCTTCCAGGATCTCTACATTGTCTTTTGTAATATATTCTTCCATTGGGATCTTGACCTCGATCCCCGCGTCGGTCTCAAGAATCTGATATTCCAGCTTCTTTACGGTATTTTCTTTGGCCACCGTAAAGGTATCATACTGCAGGTCATATCTCTCGATGCGGTCATCAAACTCCTGTTTCTTCTCCGTGCTGTCCCCAAAGATCCTGTCGCCGATCTCGTTGACCCGAAACTCATTTTTTTCCGCAAATTCTTCTCTCAGCTTACTCCTGGCATCCAGCCGGTTTCTCAGCGGTTCATTCTCGTACCGGTTATTGATATCCGTGATCACCTTGTTTAAGATCTGGAATTTCTTTTTGGGAGCCATATCTGCGTGGCACTGGAGAAAGCGCTCAGAAATATAGTTTATCTTGTCGCCTGTCAGCATCTCAAACTTCTTCTCCACCAGCTGGACTTTATACTCCAGAAGATCCACAATTACAGCCTCCGTGAGCTTTGCCCCGTCCATAGGCATCACCCGCTGCTTTACAATGTCGTTGACTTCATTTTCTTCCTCTTTATGTATGTAAGTCTCCTTATAATTCATTTTCAGAAGCGCCAGATGTACAACACTGTATAACTGGAAACTGACCACGATCAGATCTGCCGCCGGAATTGTCACACTGTCGCACATAATATCAAAAAGACTCTCCGACAGTACACGGCTGGCTTCCACAAAGCTTTCATCCTCCTTTTCATCCATCGATTCCAAAAGGCTTAAGACCGGTGAAAGGCTTCCGTCAAACTGGCATTTTTTTGTGTCATCACTCTCCAGGATCTTAAATATATGGCCCCTG is a window encoding:
- a CDS encoding nucleoid-associated protein, whose translation is MQIQRDDIIIRKGIIHILDSHNGYLGLSNDLLDLGPDLMEFIRGHIFKILESDDTKKCQFDGSLSPVLSLLESMDEKEDESFVEASRVLSESLFDIMCDSVTIPAADLIVVSFQLYSVVHLALLKMNYKETYIHKEEENEVNDIVKQRVMPMDGAKLTEAVIVDLLEYKVQLVEKKFEMLTGDKINYISERFLQCHADMAPKKKFQILNKVITDINNRYENEPLRNRLDARSKLREEFAEKNEFRVNEIGDRIFGDSTEKKQEFDDRIERYDLQYDTFTVAKENTVKKLEYQILETDAGIEVKIPMEEYITKDNVEILEEQGGGSTIIIKNIEQVKIK
- a CDS encoding PLP-dependent aminotransferase family protein produces the protein MTQFSERILNTPASFIREILKVIQQDDIISFAGGLPNPVSFPKEELKQSMERVIDQFGDEVFQYSSTEGYRPLREWVAERYRDEYGMDVQADDVLITTGSQQALDLMGKVLINPGDALAIEEPGYLGAIQAFTVFEPDFCPVPLLDDGIDLDRLEQILEERNVKLLYTVPNFQNPTGLTYSVEKRKALCALLNRYSAYLIEDDPYGQLKFEGEVLPYIGSFGLKKSVLFGTISKIITPGMRLGWICTKDRELMQHLVTAKQAADLHSNIFAQYAVYDYLMNHELNEHIGKIKTLYKEQSDAMLQAMKDFFPDTVTYTMPKGGMFVWGSLPEGESSLELFDRAMKEKVAFVPGNPFYVDDQKPVPTFRLNYTNSEPEVIREGIRRLGRLMESY